The following nucleotide sequence is from Melioribacteraceae bacterium.
AAGGTTTGAGTATATATTTTCATTACTATTCCGGGAAAAGTGTTCACGGAGAGTATTTTGACTACTCGAAACAATATACTGCTGTTGGAATAAACTTAGACTTATAATGGAAGATCAAAAAACATATAATTCTTCGTTGTTTGAAAATATTTTAATTAAGAAACACAAACAAAACTATCTTCTTCACATTGGTTTGTTCTTAATTACTTTTATTACTGCAACAATCGCCGGAGTTGAGTGGACAACCGGAACAATGGGTCCATACGAGTTTGAAGTTCTGACGAAAGGATTGCCTTACTCTTTATCGGTTTTGTTCATGTTGAGCTTTCATGAATTTGGGCATTACTTTGCTGCAGTCTATCATAAAGTAAAAGCAACTTTACCATTTTTTATCCCATTTCCTCCAATTCCCGGCTTTTTCAACTTTGGAACACTTGGTGCTGTTATTAAAACAAAAACTCCAGTTTTAAATAATAAGGCTATGTTTGATATTGGCGTTGCCGGACCTTTATCCGGATTTGTTGCCTGCATTGCACTGCTTGTTTATGGATTTATAAATCTTCCGGGTGAAGAATATATTTTACAAATTCATCCCGATTATTTCTCACCGGAATACGGTGAAGGAAGTTTAAGTCTGACTTTTGGCGATACAATATTATTTTCTCTTTTAAGAGAACTATTAACTTCACCCGGTGATTTTATACCTCCGATGACTGAAATTTATCACTATCCATTTTTATGCGTAGGTTGGTTTGGTTTATTTGTTACAGCGATGAACATGATTCCAGTCGGACAACTAGATGGCGGACATATTGTTTACAGTATGTTCGGTGAAAAAATTCATGAAGTAATTGCAAGTATTTCCATGTTGTTCTTATTTGGATTCGGGGCTATTGGGTTAATGGATTCACTTCTTGAACTTAATTATAATATTGGCTGGACTGGTTGGTTGTTCTGGGGATTTGTACTTTACTTTTTTATAAAAGTAAAACATCCGCCTGTTCAGACTTTTGAGAAACTTGATTCAAAACGAATGATGCTTGGTTATATCAGTTTATTTGTTTTGTTATTATCTTTTTCTCCAACACCCTTTATTGTGTCTTTTTAATGATATTTAATATTGACTTGACAATTTAATTCGGAAATAGTTACTTTTGATCATCAATTTAGGGGATCATTTATAGAGAATTTCTACTGTATTTCTGATTTATTCAAATAGGGTTTTTTATTATCAGAAATTTACGCAGTAGGTTCTTTAAAAATGATTCCTTTTTTTTTGGAAAAAATCTTATGAAAAAATCTTTAATTCTGTTGGTCATTTTGATTGTGTTTATGTTCGCAGCGTGTGATAGTATTCCCACCGAAGTGATTGATACAGCAGATGTCGATTATCAGCTTGTATCAATATCGGCTCCCGCTCAATTTATTTATAATGATCAGGATTCAACGTTAAGCGTTACACTTTCTTTCACAAATTCTTCTACTATCTCCAGAGTTTGGTTTAATGTTTTAACCGTGAATGCATCAAGTACAATCACCCAGAATGTTTATTTATCCAAAGGTTCATCAAATAACGATGTCGCTTCATTTTCCGGAAATACAATTTTAGGTAAAGGAATTCCTACCGGTCAGTATGTCTTAGAGTTTTTTGTTGAGGATAACATTACCGCTGGAAACGGCAAGGTTAAAAAAGTTGCTTCACATAATTTTCAATTCTTAAGCGGACAGCAAAATTCTGCACCTATTATTAGTAATTTAATATTTCCAGATACTGTCGCATTAAATGAACAATTCATTTTTACTATTGATGTCTTAGATGAGAATGGATATATAGATATTTCCAGAGTCTATTACGAGGTCTTTGATCCTGACGGTAACCAATTACAAAATTCTCAAGGTATCACCAAATTCCCGATGTTTGATGACGGTTTAACAGGTGGTGATGTCACAGCAAGTGATGGGACATTTTCAGTTGGCTTAACATTCCCAGCTTCATTTAATACTGGTGAATATCGGTTTGAATTAACAGCTGAAGATAGAGTTGGTGCCGTAAGTAACAAAATCATTCACATTCTAACTGTGAAATAAAATGAAAAAAATCTTATTAATAATATTTCTCTTAACCGGTTATTTATTTTCGCAATCCTTGCCATATAATTTTTCCTTAGAGAAAAATAAAGCCGATAAAATATCTGCCGTGACACCTGCAAGTAATACTATCGAAGATGTATTAATTGATGACAACGGAGTTGTTTGGCTTGGCACTTCAAGAGGATTAAGTAAGTCAGTTGATAATGGCGCCAACTGGACAAACTATTATCAAACTCCTGATTTCGGAATTAAAAAAGTGTCAAAAGTTGGTTATCACAATGGAACAATTTGGGCCGGAACATGGGATTTTACTGAAATATTTGGGGAAAATTTAGTTGAAGGGGCTGGACTTCGTTATTCAACCGATCAAGGGAATTCATGGACTGTAATTCCTCAACCCGTTGATTCACAAGCGGATACTGTAATCATGTATGGGGACAATAGACTTGGCGCTCTTCCTATAACAGTTGCAGTAAATAATATGCCTTATGATATTGATTTTACTTCCGATGCTGTTTGGATTGCTTGCTTCGCAGGTGGTTTGAGAAAAAGCACAGACATGGGACAAACCTGGCAGCGTGTTGTTTTACCACCAGATTATCTCGATGAAATTCATCCCGATGATACTCTAAATTTTGATTTATCTCCAAGCTCGGGCGCTCTTGGTTTCGAAGAAAATCTTAATCATCGTGTATTCTCGATCAAGGTTGTAAACGACGATTTAATTTATGTCGGAACATCCGGCGGATTAAATAAATCAACCGACGGCGGAATAAGCTGGAAAAAATTTAATCATCAGAATCAACCTAATCCAATAAGCGGAAATTTTATTGTCGAACTTGATTATGACTATCATACAAACACTGTTTGGGCAGCAAGTTGGAAAGCAGTTGATCTTGCAGAATATTGGGGAGTGAGTTCATCTTCCGATGGTGGCGAAACATGGGAAACTTATTTACCGAATTCACGCGCTCATGATTTTGGTTTTAAATATACATATGCTGGACAATCAATAACGGATTCAGAAGTTTTAATAGCTACAGAGGAAGGTGTTCTTCGATCAAGTAATTCAGGAGTAACTTGGTTGACGAATCCCAATCCGATAGATTCACAAACCGGAGTTGCGTTGCCTGTTACTCAATATCGTGCAGTTGAAACAAAATATTTAAATGATTTCACTACGGATATCTGGCTTGGTTCATTAAACGGACTCGCAAAAATCAATGAAACACCGACAGCTTTTTGGGATGGAACTTGGACTGTTTACATCGCTTCACAGCAATTAACTTCAGAAACCGAGGCATACGCTTATCCGAACCCCTTTTCTCCTAACAACGAACGTGTAACGATTTTATATTCAATTGGCTCAAATGATGCTGAAGTGACTATCAGAATTTTCGATTTTGGAATGAACTTAGTTAGAACTGTAATTCAAAATGCACCAAGAATCGGCGGAAATTCGGAACAGAAAGATTCTTGGGATGGCAGAGATGAAAACGGAAGTTTAGTACCTAATGGTGTGTATTTTTATAGGATTGATGTTGGTTCCGGTTATCCTGTTTATGGTAAAATTATGGTATTAATGTAGAGGAAACTTTGAAAAAATTTATAATTACATTCATTACTTTGTTGCTTGTAGTTTCTTTAAATGCTCAACCGGAATTCAGCGGAATTTCAAGTAAAGCCGGAGCATTTTCACGAATGGGATTTGGTGCACGCGGAATAGGAATGGGTAATGCTATGTCGGCTGTAACAATCGGAGAATTAAATTCTTATTACAATCCTGCATTAAGTTCTTTTCAAGAAGGGAATTCATTTCATACATCTTATTCATTCCTTTCTTTGGATAGAAGTTTGAACTTTCTAAACTTCACAAGAAGGTTTGGAAGTGGTGAGGATAAGAAAGCAACACCCGGTATTACAGTGGGAATTATTAATGCCGGTGTAAGTGATATCGATGCACGCGACAGTCAAGGCAAACAATATGATCCGCTATCAACGAGTGAAAATCAATTCTTTCTTGGTTTGTCAAATCGATTCTCAGAAAAATTTGCGATTGGTGTTGCTTTTAAATTTTACTACTACAAATTGTATGAAAATGTAACAGCCTCTAGTTTAGGCTTTGATATCGGGGCTCTGTATCTATTAAATGAGAATATTACTATTTCGTTAATGATTTCCGATATCAATAGTAAATATGAATGGGATAGTTCGGAACTTTACGGAGCAAGTGGAACCACTACCACAGATAAATTTCCCGTTCTAAAGAAAATTGGTATAGCTTACAAATTCTCTAATCCTAATTTAATTGCATCAATCGAATTTGAAAACAGTAATGCGGAATCAAACTCTATCAGAATTGGTGCAGAATATAATATTTACGAAAACCTTTATTTCCGCGGTGGGGTCGATCGAATTGATATAGGTAACTTTGATATTCCGGTTAGACCCGCAGTTGGGTTTACCTATTTCCATGATTTAAATTTTGCAGTTGTAGGAATTAACTATGCTTTTGCGGTTGAACCTTATTCATCGCATGATCAACATATTGTTGGACTTAATTTTAATTTTTAACTTGGACTTATGAAAAAAATACTATTCACATTAATTTTTGCTACTTCAATTTTTGCACAATCAGCCGGATCGTCGGGACTTTCATTTCTTAAATCCGGATTTAATGCAAGAAATATTGCAATGGGTGATCTCGGAGTTGCATCGGCACACGATGTTAGTGCTCTTTATTATAATCCGGCTTTACTTGCTGATTATGTTTCACCTCAATTAACTTTTTCGCATAACCAGTTAATGCAAGATGTTTCGGGACAGATGTTAGGTGCGAGTTTTCCTTTATTCGGACTGCCTTTTGCTTTCGGTTTAAATACAACATCAGTTTCCGGTTTTGAAATGAGAACAAGACCGGGTGAACCCGAATCAACTTTTAATGTACACTTTTTTAATGCAAGTCTATCAACCGGGTTTTATTTATACGAAAAATTATCATTTGGTATGACCGTAAAATACCTGTATGAAAATCTTTTTTCGGATGACGCAAGTGGTTTAGGTTTCGATCTTGGAGTTAGTTATAAAAATATTATTGAGGGGTTGGACCTCGGACTTTCTTACAGAAACATGGGTTCAATGGAAAAATTACGAAATGTTGAAACTGAATTGCCTACTGATTTAAGAATCGGAGCCGCCTATAACTTTCCGCTTACCTCAATTCAATCGGATATAACACTAACCGGTGGTATGCAAAAATATACAAAATCAGAAGACACACATTTACACGTAGGTGCTGAAATATTTTATGATAATTTAATAGCACTCCGCGGTGGATATATGAGTGGTTATGAATCAAAAGGATTGACAGCAGGTTTAGGATTACTCTGGAACGGAATTAATTTTGATTATGCATTCGTACCTTATGATTATGGTTTAGGAGATTCTCATATTATTTCATTAATGTACACTTTCTAATTTGTGATAAATTGAACAAAGATTTTATCGAACGGCTTAACCAACCTAAATATTTACTTCCCATAATTATAATCCTTGCTGCTTCAGTAAGGATTATTTTTTTTATGGGACATGTTTTTTCGGATGATTCATACTATTCTCAATTAGCAATTTCATTTTTAGAAGGTAATTATCCATCTGATTTTATAGGTTATCCGATTCATTTAGCAAGAAAGCTTGTCACAGTTCTCACAGCGGTTGGTTTTATTATCTTGGGCGAAAATGAAATTGGATCAATCTTATTTCCATTTTTATTTTCTATTCTTAGTCTGCCTATAATTTATGGAATTGCGAAAGAGTTATTCAATGAAAAAATAGCGTTGACTGCTGTATTCCTTTTAGCATTTTTCCCAACAGATATAATTTTTGCCACACTTAATTTTGCTGATCTTATTACAGCTTTCTTTATCAATTTTGGAATATATTATTTAATAAAATATTATAAAGAATCTGTATTGAAATACTCATTCTTTGCCGGGATGTATTTTGCAATCTCAATTTTTGCGAAGATGAGTTTTTACTATGTAGGAATTTTATTACTGCTTTTGTTTGTTTATCAGTTTATTAGAACTAAGAAATTGGATCCGGGATTACTAGTAAGTATGGCACTTCCTCTGACGATATTAATTGTTGAAGGAATTTTTACTGGAATTAAAACCGGCAATTATTTTTATCGTCTGCAATTAGTGGAAGAAAATTACAATTATACATACTATAACTTTTTCCCTTACACAATCTTAGGAAGTAATTTTACAAACAGTGAATATTTGTTGGGGATTTTAAGACAAGTCTTTATCGAAAACTTACCGAGTATTTTTCTACGTAGATTTTATTTATTTGTACCGATTCTTGCTTTGATTCAATCTTTTATTTTGCTAAGGAATAGAGAACACAGAGAAATTGTTTATTGGTTTCTTGGGTTGACAATTTTATTAGCCGCATTTACAACTTCACCGTTAAGTTATAAGCCATTAGATCTAAAATTGAGTTGGTATATATATCCGTTATTTGTTCCTGCGATTATTCTCGCGTCCGTTTTTATTAATAAGTTTAATGTCAGACTGCAATCGATTTATTTAATTTTATTTGTAGCTGCCTCAATATTTATGTCATTAGAATATCAAAAGTATTTCGGGATTTCTGAAAAGAAGGAATTCAAAAATTTCATTTCAGACAATCCTACAGAAATAATTTTTACAGATCATCACACAAAGTATGGCATTGACTTAATCGATGGCTATCCAAATATACGGAGAGCTAAGCGTATCAGTAATCTTGATCGGGATGAAAGGAATATCCCTCCTAAAAGTTATGTGATTTATAATCCAAGTGTTGTTGATGAACTTGAAAAACAAGGACACGAGTTCAAATTGTTTCAAGATTTATTTAGCGAGAAATTCAAATTGATTGAGGTAATCTCCGGATTCGAAATCTATCAAAAAGTAGAATACTGATATCAATTCGTTATTGAGATAAATTTCTTTATTTTTACAAACTAAAACAATAAAACTACTTTTATGGCTATTGAAATAATTCCTTACAACGAAGAATGGAAAGAAGAGTGGGATAGATTTGTACTTAATTCAAATAACGGTACGATGTTCCACATGCAAAAGTTTTTTGATTATCACACTCCCGGTAAATTTTCTTTTAATCACTTGATGTTTATTGAAAACGGTAAGTTAGCTGCGGTGCTACCTGGTGCAAGAAGGGGAGATTCATTTGAATCGCCGATTGGTGCAAGCTATGGTTCACTTGTAACTCCCGATCTTAAATTTGATAAAGCACTTGAATTGGTTTCCGCATTGATTGAATACGCAAAGAAGCAAGGAATAAAAGAAATTGAGTTAACTTCGGCTCCAAGGGTTTATGAGAAATATCAAAATGAAAATCTTGACTTTGCTCTTCTATGGCTTGGGTTTTCTTATAAACTACACTATATCTCAAGCGCGATAAAGCTTGATCCCGGCATTGATATTATTGAAAGATTTCAAGCAACCATTAGACGAAATATTCGAAAAAGTTTTAAAGAAGGTGTTACTGTTGAAATCAATGATAAATATGATGAATTTTACCCGATACTAATTGAAAACAAAGCTCGACACGGTGTAAAACCAACACATTCATTAGAAGACCTAATAAAACTCACTGAACTTCTTCCGGATAGATTAAAATTGTTTATGGTCTATGCCGAAGGAAAACCAATCGGCGGATCCGTAATGTTTTATCCAAATGAAACCGTAGCTTTGTGTTTTTATAATATGCTTCGCTATGAGTATGAAAAATACAAACCTATTCAACGGGTAATGTACGAGGTTGTTAAAGACGCAACCGAATCGGGTTATAAATATGTTGATATTGGTGTCTCACAAGATACTTCGGCAGAAAACCCTATGACACCCTCGTTGGGTCTGATTGAGTTTAAAGAAAAGTTTGATGCAAAAACTGTTATGAGAAATACATTTCACATCAAATTATAATTTAATGAGTAAAAAGAAACAGATATTCATCGCGTTTCTTGGTAATCCGTTTCATGATTCACGTATTACTAATCTTAAAAAATCTCTTGAAGATAATTTCTGCGATGTAAAGGTAATAGGATTCGATTGGACTACACCAAACTTCAAAACTTATCGAGATGAATCAACCGTTGTTTATAAACTTACCAAAACAAAGTTCTCAATCTTTTTCTATGCAAGTTTTAAATTGCTTCTGTTAAAAGAGCTCTTTAAAACAAAAGCTGATCTTTATTTTGCCGAAGAAATATATTCACTCCCGTTCGTAAAATTGAGAAGTTATTTTAACAATGCTAAAGTTTATTACAACAGTCGCGAACTTTATGCGTTTTTAGGCGGACTTCGAAACAGAAAATTCATTCAAAAAATTTTTACAACACTTGAAAGAATTTTCATTCACCAAGTCGATTTAGTCCTTACAACAGGCGAAATGGATTCGGAATTTCTTCATAAATTTTATGGAATAAAAAACACTTTGGTAATTAGAAATATTCCAAAGTTTACTCGAGTTACCGATAAAGTTGATTTGAGAAAAAAACTTTCACTTCCGGAAAACGTAAAAATATTATTGTACCAAGGAGTTCTTATTGACGGTAGGGGAATTGAGTTAGTAATAAGCAACCTTAATAATATTCCTAATTCAGTTTTGGTTTTGGTAGGTGATGGTGAACGTAAATTGAGATGGCAAAAATATGCGGAGGAAATGAACGTCGCCGATCGTGTTTTTTTCTTAGGTACGATTCCGCAAGAAGAATTAATAAATTATACTGCCGCCGGTGATATCGGTGTTTGTTTAATCGAAAATATAAGTGTTAGTTATTATCACGCACTTCCAAATAAATTATTTGAGTACATAATGGCTGGATTGCCGGTTATTTCTTCAGCCTTACCGCAAATGAAAAATATTGTTAAAAAATATAACGTGGGCAAAGTTGTTGATCTAGAGGTAAGTCAAAGAATTGATTCTGCGATTAACGAAATGATAAATGATCAAGAAAAATTAAATGTGTATAAGAATAATTGCTCTTTGGCTGCGCAAGAACTTAATTGGGATGTCGAATTCAGCAATGTTAAAGATCATCTGTTAAATTTTTAATGAAATCAAGCAAGCAATATAGAATATTAATATCAAGACCTGATCGAGTTGGTGATGTTGTTTTATCAACCCCGATTCCAAGAGAAATCAAAAAAACTTATCCCTATGCTTTTGTTGCAGTTTTGGTAAGAAGTTATACAAAAGATATCTATTTTAACAATCCCTACGTTGATGAAATTATTATTGCTGATGAATTTCTTTCGGGTTCTAAGAAAAATTTGTTCAAATGGATTGGACAAATCAGAAAGTTTAAATTCACTCACGCATTAATGTTACTACCGAATGAAAGAATTAATTATTTGTTATTTCTTTCAGGTATAAAAAC
It contains:
- a CDS encoding PorV/PorQ family protein, with the translated sequence MKKILFTLIFATSIFAQSAGSSGLSFLKSGFNARNIAMGDLGVASAHDVSALYYNPALLADYVSPQLTFSHNQLMQDVSGQMLGASFPLFGLPFAFGLNTTSVSGFEMRTRPGEPESTFNVHFFNASLSTGFYLYEKLSFGMTVKYLYENLFSDDASGLGFDLGVSYKNIIEGLDLGLSYRNMGSMEKLRNVETELPTDLRIGAAYNFPLTSIQSDITLTGGMQKYTKSEDTHLHVGAEIFYDNLIALRGGYMSGYESKGLTAGLGLLWNGINFDYAFVPYDYGLGDSHIISLMYTF
- a CDS encoding glycosyltransferase, whose protein sequence is MSKKKQIFIAFLGNPFHDSRITNLKKSLEDNFCDVKVIGFDWTTPNFKTYRDESTVVYKLTKTKFSIFFYASFKLLLLKELFKTKADLYFAEEIYSLPFVKLRSYFNNAKVYYNSRELYAFLGGLRNRKFIQKIFTTLERIFIHQVDLVLTTGEMDSEFLHKFYGIKNTLVIRNIPKFTRVTDKVDLRKKLSLPENVKILLYQGVLIDGRGIELVISNLNNIPNSVLVLVGDGERKLRWQKYAEEMNVADRVFFLGTIPQEELINYTAAGDIGVCLIENISVSYYHALPNKLFEYIMAGLPVISSALPQMKNIVKKYNVGKVVDLEVSQRIDSAINEMINDQEKLNVYKNNCSLAAQELNWDVEFSNVKDHLLNF
- a CDS encoding site-2 protease family protein; protein product: MEDQKTYNSSLFENILIKKHKQNYLLHIGLFLITFITATIAGVEWTTGTMGPYEFEVLTKGLPYSLSVLFMLSFHEFGHYFAAVYHKVKATLPFFIPFPPIPGFFNFGTLGAVIKTKTPVLNNKAMFDIGVAGPLSGFVACIALLVYGFINLPGEEYILQIHPDYFSPEYGEGSLSLTFGDTILFSLLRELLTSPGDFIPPMTEIYHYPFLCVGWFGLFVTAMNMIPVGQLDGGHIVYSMFGEKIHEVIASISMLFLFGFGAIGLMDSLLELNYNIGWTGWLFWGFVLYFFIKVKHPPVQTFEKLDSKRMMLGYISLFVLLLSFSPTPFIVSF
- a CDS encoding GNAT family N-acetyltransferase, with the protein product MAIEIIPYNEEWKEEWDRFVLNSNNGTMFHMQKFFDYHTPGKFSFNHLMFIENGKLAAVLPGARRGDSFESPIGASYGSLVTPDLKFDKALELVSALIEYAKKQGIKEIELTSAPRVYEKYQNENLDFALLWLGFSYKLHYISSAIKLDPGIDIIERFQATIRRNIRKSFKEGVTVEINDKYDEFYPILIENKARHGVKPTHSLEDLIKLTELLPDRLKLFMVYAEGKPIGGSVMFYPNETVALCFYNMLRYEYEKYKPIQRVMYEVVKDATESGYKYVDIGVSQDTSAENPMTPSLGLIEFKEKFDAKTVMRNTFHIKL
- a CDS encoding glycosyltransferase family 39 protein — its product is MNKDFIERLNQPKYLLPIIIILAASVRIIFFMGHVFSDDSYYSQLAISFLEGNYPSDFIGYPIHLARKLVTVLTAVGFIILGENEIGSILFPFLFSILSLPIIYGIAKELFNEKIALTAVFLLAFFPTDIIFATLNFADLITAFFINFGIYYLIKYYKESVLKYSFFAGMYFAISIFAKMSFYYVGILLLLLFVYQFIRTKKLDPGLLVSMALPLTILIVEGIFTGIKTGNYFYRLQLVEENYNYTYYNFFPYTILGSNFTNSEYLLGILRQVFIENLPSIFLRRFYLFVPILALIQSFILLRNREHREIVYWFLGLTILLAAFTTSPLSYKPLDLKLSWYIYPLFVPAIILASVFINKFNVRLQSIYLILFVAASIFMSLEYQKYFGISEKKEFKNFISDNPTEIIFTDHHTKYGIDLIDGYPNIRRAKRISNLDRDERNIPPKSYVIYNPSVVDELEKQGHEFKLFQDLFSEKFKLIEVISGFEIYQKVEY